A segment of the Mercurialis annua linkage group LG4, ddMerAnnu1.2, whole genome shotgun sequence genome:
ATTTATGTATTGTCTTGTGACAACCATcattaaagaaacaaaaatcacCTTCATCATCAACTTTTGCTTCATTTGAGAAGAACATTTTCGAAACTCTGAGAATGTATTCTATAATTTCTCTACTTATTCAGATTACTATGCTCAGAGTCAAGAATTTTGTTTCCACTTTTGGTTAACATCGAAAATGTTTCAAATAAAAGTTCTACATAAGTAATTACCTgttaacaataattttaaaaaagtactTCAACGAGTTAAAAAATCTCTATAAAAAATTACTTGTTCTAATTTTTTCGAAATGAAACAAACACATCTGAATCGTTATATGTTGCTTCTAGTCCTGCTAAAGTTGGATTGAAATTTGCATTTTTTAAGTTCTGAATTCTCAATTATACATTTAACTTAAAGATAAATACAACTGTTAAAAAAGGCAAAAAGATTTTGTTGTAATTGACGACCAGAAATGTAGGTAAAATTAATATAgaataattaaacatttcagTTATAATTAGTCCAAATTCACAATTATTCAGtcaatataatatatagataagTCAAGgtaaaaataaacttttgaGCTAGTTATTAGTTATCTAATTACTATGAGTCATTAATCATAtataaaagattaaataaatgaaataaagaagaaataaGAATTGAAAGGTAGACATTAAAACATTATTGGAAACTcttgatgaagaagaaaaatacaATCCAAAACACATACTACAGGAACAGCAGAAACAGCACTCGAAGAACTATTTTACATGCACACAGACAACTGAAAAATAGATCGAAAAATATAACCAAGAAAATGCAAACCCTaagctctctctctctctatttaCTATTGATTGACCGTTAAATTCAATGACCGTTAAATTCAAAAACTCTACATGAGTAGAGAACAATCACTGTACTGACTAATAGATTCTTGATTTTTTCTTGCATTTCatgatcgtttttttttttactttcatgCAGTTTAACTTTCAAGTGGAAAACGTACGGGCAATTTTTGCATAAAAAAAGGACTTCAAAAAATGCAGCTGCCATgtcttcttttttcattttttgtttctttttaattttaagtcaTGAATAATATATGTCAaggttcataatttttttgtaaaattttaaattatattttttacgGTTACTGAACTATGTCTTCTACCGAATGATTATCATCACCATTTactttgttatatttttataacttagcGTTCATTCTTACATCAACGAGAGATTATTATAacaatcataataaaaaaattatttatatggcAACAAAAAATTATGCGGCTATTTCACCGTGTTTGTTGCTACATAAACAAATTCTGACTTGAATTGTTATAATAATCTCccgtttatataaaaataaaagttcagtactaaaatataacaaataaataatgataattttttctataaaaggCATATATTCATTAACCTCTTAAAaatttaaccctaatttttgattaaaaataattccAGAGGCTTTCTCCATCAGAAGTTCCCGGAGAATCATCAGAAGAGGTCATTCTGGGTGGAGAAAGCAACATTCCTTCTGCCATATCCACCAGCATATTTGGCATATCAAACAAAGCTTCCTCATCAACATACACATGATCACTGCCAGTTTCAGTCGTATTGATGAGCAAATTATGATCATGATCAACATTATTTCTGGCCTGCAATTGGCCAAATTCTTGATTATTATACAGCATTTCATTCCTTTTGAATGCAGCAGCAGCAATAGCTGCATTACGTATATCGCTTGCTGATGAAGACGCCGGAACAGGATAAGACCCAACACAACCAGGAAAATTTAGAATAGCATCCCCACCTTTTAGTGCTAAAGCCGCTACGTCATAAGCCGTAGCAGCCATTTCCGCGGTGGCAAACGTTCCGAGCCAAATACGGGTCGTTTTACGCGGCTCGCGGATTTCAGACACCCATTTTCCACTTCTGCTTCTAATTCCTCTGTATAATGGGTGCCTTTTAGTTTTTACAGAagctgatgaagaagaagaagcaggcATAGGTAATAAGGGTCTAtcagaagaaggagaagaagaaaaatgatgGCATAGGTTCGTAGGGTCAAATGATGGTGTGAATGGTGGCTGAGTCTGGTTAATTTGGGTCAGATTGGTGGGTAGGTTATTGGGGTCAGTTGCCATATTTAGTGTGAGAAATAGAAAAATGATGGAAAGAGACAATGGTATGAGATAATTAAGGTTAGGTAAGCACACAGAAGAGGAAATATATACAAGAATGATTTTTGTCTGAAAAAAGGTGATTGCGTGGGGATATCGCGGGAAAGCCGACTCAAAAATTAGTGATATGCAACTAGTTTAGGGTTCTTATTATTAGGTTTTGTCACTCGGataattatgttatttcatGTTTTTTCTAGTGGTGAGTTAATTATAGGTGCACACGTATTGGCTAGCGAGGGAGTGTATATTCGTACAATATGTGTAGCTTGCTTTTAGCTGGCTCTGATTTTGTATGTATATAATGACCTTATGTTAGTGCCTTCACTGTTCATGGTGGTGATGTGTGTTTACTGTTTAGTTTAGAATGCTTGAGGTTTAGAAGTTGTAATATTTAGCATGCATTTACTAGTTATAATTAGGCAAAATTCGTTCTCTGGCTCTtgtattttattacttttactGTAAAAAAAGAATTTACTGCAGAAATGTTTTTTTAAGTCCATCGATTtatctatttttcaattttcatgcCCTTTGAAACTGGatgaaaacatttttataattagagggactgtaagaaaataaataagaacataaaaataaaaaaataaaacataagacATAAAAAGACTGGAATAAAATACTTGTTCTGGTAAACTTttcataaacaaaaa
Coding sequences within it:
- the LOC126676715 gene encoding ethylene-responsive transcription factor ERF027, which produces MATDPNNLPTNLTQINQTQPPFTPSFDPTNLCHHFSSSPSSDRPLLPMPASSSSSASVKTKRHPLYRGIRSRSGKWVSEIREPRKTTRIWLGTFATAEMAATAYDVAALALKGGDAILNFPGCVGSYPVPASSSASDIRNAAIAAAAFKRNEMLYNNQEFGQLQARNNVDHDHNLLINTTETGSDHVYVDEEALFDMPNMLVDMAEGMLLSPPRMTSSDDSPGTSDGESLWNYF